A section of the Anaerolineales bacterium genome encodes:
- a CDS encoding xanthine dehydrogenase family protein molybdopterin-binding subunit → MTAVGASAYRVDAVGKVTGSALYPGDLSRPDQAWMKILFAGRPHAIVHSIDTSEAEAGPGVLAVLTAKDVPVNEYGLIVPDQPVLCGPGSSKAGGDRVRFVGDQVALVVAETEAQAAEALKRIRVEYHDLPALLDPVEAMRPEAVRVHPELESNVFGHFRIRKGDVDRALAAADVVIEAEYRTPAQEHAYLQPEAGLAYVAEDGRVTVEVGGQWVHEDREQIAHALGLPEDQVRVIYPAIGGAFGGREDMSVQIVLALAAWRLHQRGIRRPVKIIWSREESIVGHHKRHPFVLRARWGATAAGQVVAARCEVIQDGGAYAYTSTKVLGNATLMCTGPYEIENVSVDSYSVYTNHLPNGAFRGFGGPQAAYAAECQMNKLAERLGLDPVEIRRRNLLQEGSLLSVGSPLPAGVTIAKVVETCAATAGWRASSAGWKGPKTRPAAESHLRRGIGFACAYKNVGFSFGAPEQCMATIELRGGAEIEEAFLYHAAAEVGQGAHTVLAQMAAQALNLPVERVRLVTADTAQTGNSGSVSASRMTFMAGNAIRGAAQAALERWQAEDRPARASYRYVPPATTAFDPQTGRCDPNFAYGYVAEAVTVEVDIETGALRILDVVCADDVGKAINPQAVRGQIEGAIVQAQGYAMLENFQQPGGYVQTAHLSTYLIPTILDIPDRVRSVVLEEADPRGPWGARGMGEMPYLPLTPAVVAAVHDATGVWFDSFPLTPERVLSGLQASAAA, encoded by the coding sequence ATGACCGCGGTTGGAGCCTCGGCCTATCGCGTAGATGCGGTGGGAAAGGTGACGGGCAGCGCCTTGTACCCCGGGGATCTCAGCCGGCCGGACCAGGCGTGGATGAAGATCCTGTTCGCCGGCCGGCCGCACGCCATCGTGCACAGCATTGACACGTCTGAAGCCGAGGCCGGCCCGGGTGTGCTGGCCGTGCTGACGGCCAAGGATGTGCCGGTCAACGAATACGGGCTGATCGTGCCGGACCAGCCCGTGCTGTGCGGACCAGGTTCGTCCAAAGCGGGCGGCGACCGAGTACGCTTCGTTGGCGACCAGGTGGCACTAGTGGTGGCCGAGACGGAAGCCCAGGCAGCCGAGGCCCTCAAGCGCATTCGAGTCGAGTATCACGACCTGCCTGCCTTGCTGGATCCGGTGGAGGCGATGCGGCCCGAGGCGGTGCGAGTCCACCCCGAGCTGGAAAGCAACGTCTTCGGACATTTCCGCATCCGCAAGGGCGACGTCGATCGGGCGTTGGCCGCCGCCGATGTCGTGATCGAAGCAGAGTACCGCACGCCGGCTCAGGAGCATGCCTACCTGCAGCCCGAAGCCGGGCTGGCCTACGTCGCCGAAGACGGCCGAGTGACGGTCGAGGTCGGTGGACAGTGGGTGCACGAAGACCGGGAGCAAATCGCCCACGCCCTGGGGCTGCCCGAAGACCAGGTGAGGGTGATCTACCCGGCGATCGGCGGCGCGTTTGGGGGCCGGGAGGACATGTCGGTCCAGATCGTCCTGGCGCTGGCCGCCTGGCGGTTGCACCAGCGTGGGATCCGCCGCCCGGTCAAGATCATCTGGTCCAGGGAAGAATCGATTGTGGGCCACCACAAGCGTCACCCATTTGTCCTCCGCGCCCGGTGGGGCGCCACGGCCGCGGGACAGGTGGTGGCTGCGCGCTGTGAGGTCATTCAGGACGGCGGCGCCTATGCCTACACCTCGACCAAGGTCCTCGGCAATGCCACGTTGATGTGCACCGGGCCGTACGAGATCGAGAACGTCTCGGTGGACTCGTATTCGGTGTACACCAATCATCTGCCCAACGGCGCCTTCCGCGGTTTCGGAGGGCCGCAGGCGGCGTACGCCGCCGAATGTCAGATGAACAAACTTGCCGAGCGGCTGGGGCTCGATCCGGTCGAGATCCGGCGCCGAAACCTCCTGCAGGAAGGCTCCTTGCTTTCCGTCGGCAGTCCGCTGCCGGCAGGTGTGACGATCGCCAAGGTGGTCGAGACCTGCGCGGCTACGGCCGGCTGGAGGGCGTCCTCGGCAGGCTGGAAGGGGCCGAAGACCCGGCCGGCTGCCGAAAGCCATCTGCGGCGGGGGATCGGGTTCGCATGCGCCTACAAGAACGTCGGCTTCTCCTTCGGGGCGCCGGAGCAGTGTATGGCGACGATTGAGCTGCGCGGCGGGGCGGAGATCGAGGAGGCGTTTCTGTACCACGCCGCGGCAGAGGTCGGGCAGGGTGCCCACACGGTGCTGGCGCAGATGGCTGCCCAGGCGCTCAACCTGCCGGTCGAGCGAGTGCGCCTGGTGACCGCCGACACGGCTCAGACCGGAAACTCGGGCTCGGTTTCAGCGTCGCGCATGACGTTCATGGCCGGCAACGCCATCCGCGGAGCGGCCCAGGCGGCCCTCGAACGCTGGCAGGCCGAGGACCGACCGGCGCGCGCATCTTACCGGTATGTCCCTCCCGCGACCACCGCCTTCGATCCTCAGACCGGGCGCTGCGATCCAAACTTCGCCTATGGCTATGTCGCCGAGGCGGTCACGGTCGAGGTCGACATCGAAACCGGCGCCCTCAGAATCCTAGACGTGGTCTGTGCCGATGATGTAGGCAAGGCGATCAACCCTCAGGCCGTGCGCGGGCAGATCGAGGGCGCCATCGTCCAGGCACAGGGGTATGCCATGCTCGAGAACTTCCAGCAGCCCGGCGGATACGTGCAGACCGCCCACCTGTCGACCTACCTGATCCCTACGATCCTCGACATCCCGGACCGGGTGCGAAGCGTGGTTCTGGAGGAAGCCGATCCGCGCGGGCCGTGGGGGGCGCGGGGCATGGGCGAGATGCCCTACCTTCCCCTGACACCCGCCGTTGTGGCCGCCGTTCACGACGCCACTGGGGTGTGGTTCGATTCGTTCCCCCTGACGCCCGAGCGCGTGCTCAGCGGGCTGCAGGCCTCCGCCGCGGCGTGA
- the yqeB gene encoding selenium-dependent molybdenum cofactor biosynthesis protein YqeB, giving the protein MDPAPFILLRGGGDLASGVAVRLFRCGFRLLITELPQPRAIRRLVSFAQAVYAGSAQVEGITATLIGEAQAAFQAASEGEIPVLVDPAADVRRSLKFAAIVDGRMRKQPPEIGLEAAPVMIGLGPGFTAGIDCHAVVETQRGHRLGRVIWQGPAAPDTGQPGMIAGQAEGRLLRAPGEGRIQARVPLGSSVAAGQTVAEIGPHQVVAPFAGVVRGLLHDGLLVAAGEKIGDVDPRGKPEYCREVSDKALAVAGGVLEALLTQPEIRLALRG; this is encoded by the coding sequence ATGGACCCCGCACCATTCATCCTGCTGCGGGGCGGAGGGGACCTGGCCAGTGGCGTGGCGGTACGTCTGTTCCGCTGCGGGTTCCGCCTGCTGATCACCGAACTGCCGCAGCCACGCGCCATCCGACGGCTGGTGTCCTTCGCCCAGGCGGTGTACGCTGGAAGTGCGCAGGTCGAAGGGATTACGGCCACTCTGATCGGAGAGGCACAGGCGGCGTTTCAGGCCGCCTCGGAGGGGGAGATCCCGGTCCTGGTCGATCCGGCCGCCGACGTGCGGCGCAGCCTGAAATTTGCGGCAATCGTCGATGGACGGATGCGCAAACAACCTCCCGAGATCGGCCTGGAGGCCGCACCGGTCATGATCGGGTTGGGCCCCGGGTTCACCGCCGGCATCGACTGCCATGCGGTGGTGGAAACGCAGCGCGGGCACCGTTTAGGCCGGGTGATCTGGCAAGGCCCGGCTGCGCCTGACACTGGCCAGCCGGGCATGATCGCCGGCCAGGCTGAAGGGCGCCTCCTGCGAGCGCCGGGCGAGGGGCGCATACAGGCAAGGGTCCCGTTGGGCTCGTCAGTTGCTGCCGGCCAGACCGTGGCCGAGATCGGCCCCCATCAGGTCGTGGCGCCCTTCGCCGGAGTGGTCCGCGGCCTGCTGCACGATGGCCTTCTCGTCGCCGCCGGTGAGAAGATCGGCGATGTGGATCCGCGCGGGAAGCCCGAGTACTGCCGCGAGGTCTCCGACAAGGCGCTGGCAGTGGCTGGGGGCGTGCTGGAGGCCCTATTGACTCAGCCCGAGATTCGGCTGGCACTCCGAGGCTGA
- the yqeC gene encoding selenium cofactor biosynthesis protein YqeC, whose translation MRLSEALRISPRVSCAFVGAGGKSALMGRVAAELAGDMPIVLSTTTRIALHQRQLATNHLILQDKLELATLRPFLEGPGTILLTGRVAPGEPKWLGLDPAILEGVRKMVSQAGGVLLIEADGAKGRSLKAPADHEPAIPPFTDLVVVVAGMDAVGQPIRSDSVHRPERVAALLGADESEILTPAAIGLLLASAEGGLQSVPRAAEVRVTLNKVEDDSSEADARQVAAQVLKESRVRAAVLASALGAQAVRSVIGRVPGVVLAAGGSRRIGRSKQLIPWKGKPLVWHAVQTARRAGLDPLVVVVGPDSAGVRQALSDQPVVFVENPSWAQGQSTSVQAGLRSVERVAEAVVFLLCDTPLVTPELIQGLIGEHQQTLTPIVAPRIEGRWANPVLFDRVTFEAFAALRGDIGGRELFERFRMAGISADPRIGLDIDTSADLRKLESGG comes from the coding sequence GTGCGGCTCAGCGAGGCGCTGCGCATCTCCCCCAGAGTCTCGTGCGCCTTCGTCGGCGCCGGCGGCAAGTCCGCTCTGATGGGGCGAGTTGCTGCGGAGCTGGCCGGCGACATGCCCATCGTGCTGAGCACCACCACCCGGATCGCCCTGCACCAGCGCCAACTGGCGACGAACCACTTGATCCTGCAGGACAAGCTTGAGCTCGCCACACTCCGCCCGTTCCTGGAGGGCCCCGGCACGATCCTGCTCACCGGACGAGTGGCGCCGGGGGAGCCGAAGTGGCTCGGGCTGGATCCCGCCATCCTCGAAGGGGTCCGGAAGATGGTCAGCCAAGCCGGAGGGGTGCTGCTGATCGAGGCCGACGGCGCCAAAGGGCGCTCGCTCAAGGCCCCAGCCGATCACGAGCCGGCGATCCCGCCCTTCACCGATCTAGTTGTCGTGGTCGCCGGGATGGACGCCGTCGGCCAGCCGATCCGCTCGGACTCGGTCCACCGCCCGGAGCGAGTCGCCGCCCTGCTGGGCGCAGACGAGAGCGAGATCCTTACGCCGGCGGCCATCGGACTGCTCCTGGCATCGGCAGAGGGTGGCCTGCAGTCCGTTCCGCGTGCGGCGGAAGTCCGGGTGACCCTCAACAAGGTGGAGGACGATTCGTCTGAGGCCGATGCCCGGCAGGTAGCCGCCCAGGTCCTCAAGGAAAGCCGGGTGCGGGCCGCGGTGCTGGCATCCGCCTTGGGAGCACAGGCCGTGCGGTCCGTCATCGGCCGCGTGCCCGGGGTAGTTCTTGCGGCCGGGGGCTCACGGCGGATAGGGCGGTCGAAGCAGCTGATCCCATGGAAAGGCAAACCGCTGGTCTGGCACGCAGTGCAGACCGCCCGGCGCGCCGGGCTGGATCCGTTGGTCGTCGTGGTCGGGCCGGACTCGGCCGGGGTCAGGCAAGCCCTGAGCGATCAGCCCGTCGTGTTTGTCGAGAACCCAAGCTGGGCGCAAGGGCAAAGCACTTCGGTGCAAGCCGGGCTGCGATCGGTCGAGCGCGTCGCCGAAGCTGTGGTCTTCCTCCTGTGCGACACGCCGTTGGTGACACCGGAGCTCATTCAGGGGCTGATCGGGGAACACCAGCAGACGCTCACCCCGATCGTCGCTCCCCGGATCGAAGGCCGCTGGGCGAATCCGGTGCTGTTTGACCGGGTGACCTTCGAGGCGTTCGCCGCCCTGCGCGGCGACATCGGCGGGCGGGAGCTGTTCGAACGCTTCCGCATGGCAGGCATCTCCGCCGATCCGCGCATCGGCCTGGATATCGACACCTCGGCCGATCTGCGCAAGCTGGAGAGCGGCGGTTGA